One genomic window of Anaplasma centrale str. Israel includes the following:
- the surE gene encoding 5'/3'-nucleotidase SurE: MRVLLTNDDGFDSVGMRVLRDVVSGHFAEVWVSAPARDCSAASRALSVRTPIKTHMRGEREFVVHGTPADSAVIGICEMTSTGKRPDLVISGINYGANTGFTVPYSGTIAAAAAAFDIGVPAIAISQQYNGKRCDNNVETSWQNSRKSVMALVSRLLRDTMWHGKCVMSINVPYSDVQGVKFAGHSCDDGHIKWDGPSMERREITSGDGRCVSYVFDDMRSPNSNDNASDTQLLEQGYIVVTPVGHSMTDHAILDKYCGLQ, translated from the coding sequence ATGAGAGTATTACTCACAAACGACGATGGCTTTGACTCCGTAGGCATGCGGGTTTTGAGGGATGTCGTGTCTGGGCATTTCGCTGAGGTGTGGGTGTCTGCACCTGCACGCGATTGCAGTGCTGCAAGCAGGGCACTAAGCGTTCGGACTCCCATTAAAACACATATGAGGGGAGAACGGGAATTTGTGGTGCACGGCACCCCCGCTGACAGCGCGGTGATTGGTATATGTGAGATGACTAGTACGGGTAAGCGGCCGGATTTGGTGATCTCTGGCATCAACTACGGAGCCAATACCGGGTTCACGGTACCGTACTCCGGCACTATTGCTGCAGCTGCTGCCGCATTCGATATCGGCGTTCCAGCAATTGCGATCAGCCAGCAATACAATGGCAAGCGCTGTGACAACAATGTCGAAACGTCGTGGCAGAATTCTAGAAAATCGGTTATGGCTCTGGTTAGTCGGCTGTTGCGCGATACAATGTGGCATGGGAAGTGCGTCATGAGCATAAATGTTCCGTACTCGGATGTGCAGGGAGTCAAGTTTGCCGGACATAGCTGCGACGATGGTCATATAAAATGGGATGGGCCATCGATGGAACGGCGCGAGATCACAAGTGGCGACGGGCGCTGTGTATCGTACGTATTTGACGACATGAGATCACCGAATAGTAATGATAATGCGAGTGACACACAACTTTTGGAGCAAGGGTACATAGTGGTGACCCCTGTCGGTCACAGTATGACTGATCACGCAATTCTAGATAAGTATTGTGGGTTACAATAG
- the leuS gene encoding leucine--tRNA ligase yields the protein MGYNFKLVEQEIQKRWDFKIAGNDGINCYVLGMFPYPSGNIHMGHIRNYAIGDVIARYKRAHGLKVLHPIGWDAFGLPAENAALSYGVNPAVWTERNIESMRKQLKSIGISYNWDREIATCKEDYYKHEQAFFLDFLQHGLAYRKESWVNWDPVDNTVLANEQVVDGRGWRSGAKIERRKLSQWFLKITDFADSLLDGLKTLDGWPEKVKLMQERWIGKTEGVILEFATSCGQKLEVFSTMPHMLFGASFCAVSAEHPILRHVTDEDFSTRVRGIIECSGDEEKQKIGADTGLFATHPLLDRKLPIYAANYVLSEYGTGAVFGCPAHDQRDFEFAVAHGLDIYQVVFPDDGVQYDLQKEAYSGDGTYRNSEFLNGLRVDAARNAMIQKLESMGGCRRVTNYRLHDWGISRQRYWGCPIPVVHCEKCGIVPVDRQDLPISLPEEVDFSRGGNPLDHHPTWKHVQCPKCQSSAQRETDTFDTFFESSWYFAAFCSEQGGINAADCNKLLPVDYYIGGVEHAVLHLLYARFFCRALKKCGHLAVEEPFRNLITQGMVCHSVYRDAAGNYLFPEDAQRMIRDGEAVQRGKVEKMSKSKKNVVDPSHIIKKYGADTVRLFMLSDTPPERDIEWSDVGVEGAWRYLERLWRLFEDNSSIGADFDTADVKAEDRVYLSGIHKLLRGLSADMEHCRLNCAVAKFREMSNTVFEMVKCGVSQQVINESVCILLRVMEPFIPHIAEKLWERIGGEGMLCNRQWPSAREDLLTEDLVTIAVQVNGKLCSTLKVGAQCDGEEVKAEALKVAQRKLGDKEVRNIYFVPGRVVNIVTK from the coding sequence ATGGGTTATAACTTCAAGCTTGTCGAGCAAGAAATACAAAAGCGGTGGGATTTTAAAATTGCGGGGAATGATGGAATAAACTGCTATGTTTTGGGGATGTTTCCTTACCCCTCTGGAAATATCCACATGGGGCACATACGCAACTACGCAATTGGCGATGTGATCGCAAGGTACAAACGCGCGCATGGGCTCAAAGTTCTGCATCCCATAGGGTGGGATGCGTTTGGGCTTCCTGCAGAAAATGCTGCGCTGTCATACGGAGTCAACCCCGCGGTGTGGACCGAGCGCAATATAGAGTCTATGCGCAAGCAATTGAAATCTATTGGCATCTCGTACAATTGGGATAGAGAGATTGCCACCTGCAAGGAAGACTATTACAAACACGAGCAGGCTTTTTTTCTAGATTTCTTGCAGCACGGTCTGGCCTACCGTAAAGAATCCTGGGTAAATTGGGATCCGGTAGACAACACAGTACTGGCTAACGAACAGGTTGTAGACGGCAGGGGCTGGCGGTCTGGTGCAAAAATTGAGCGTCGAAAACTGTCCCAATGGTTTCTAAAAATTACCGATTTTGCCGACAGCCTGCTTGACGGGCTAAAAACCCTTGATGGCTGGCCGGAGAAGGTCAAGCTCATGCAAGAGCGGTGGATAGGCAAGACTGAGGGAGTTATTCTCGAGTTTGCAACCAGCTGTGGACAGAAACTGGAAGTATTTTCCACAATGCCGCATATGCTATTTGGGGCATCTTTTTGTGCAGTATCGGCCGAGCATCCTATATTACGGCATGTCACTGATGAGGACTTTTCTACGCGTGTGCGCGGCATTATTGAATGTTCAGGTGATGAGGAAAAGCAGAAAATTGGTGCAGATACCGGGCTTTTTGCTACGCACCCGCTTCTGGACCGTAAACTACCGATCTACGCTGCAAACTATGTGCTGTCAGAATACGGCACGGGTGCGGTTTTTGGGTGTCCTGCACACGATCAACGGGATTTTGAATTCGCGGTCGCGCATGGCCTCGACATATACCAGGTAGTATTTCCCGATGATGGTGTGCAATATGACCTGCAGAAGGAGGCTTATTCTGGGGATGGCACGTATAGGAACTCTGAATTTCTGAACGGCCTCAGAGTTGATGCAGCTCGGAATGCCATGATACAAAAACTAGAGTCTATGGGCGGCTGTAGGCGGGTTACGAACTACCGTTTGCATGATTGGGGCATATCCAGGCAGCGCTATTGGGGGTGCCCAATTCCGGTAGTACACTGCGAGAAGTGTGGTATAGTGCCGGTGGATAGGCAGGATCTGCCCATCTCTTTGCCCGAGGAGGTGGATTTTTCAAGGGGGGGGAATCCTCTAGATCATCATCCTACATGGAAGCATGTTCAATGCCCAAAATGCCAATCAAGCGCCCAGCGCGAGACAGATACTTTTGATACATTTTTTGAGTCATCCTGGTACTTTGCGGCGTTCTGTAGCGAGCAAGGAGGCATCAACGCAGCCGACTGCAACAAATTGCTGCCCGTAGACTATTATATAGGTGGAGTGGAGCATGCCGTATTACATTTACTTTACGCGAGATTTTTCTGCAGAGCACTCAAGAAATGTGGACATTTAGCGGTGGAGGAGCCTTTTCGCAATTTGATCACGCAGGGTATGGTTTGCCACTCCGTATATAGAGATGCAGCGGGGAACTACTTGTTTCCAGAGGACGCGCAACGCATGATCCGTGACGGCGAGGCCGTACAGCGCGGGAAAGTTGAAAAGATGAGCAAGTCGAAGAAAAATGTTGTGGATCCCAGCCACATCATAAAAAAATACGGGGCCGACACCGTGAGGTTATTTATGCTGTCTGACACTCCACCTGAGCGCGACATCGAGTGGTCAGATGTTGGGGTAGAGGGTGCATGGCGATACTTGGAGCGGTTATGGAGGTTGTTTGAGGACAATAGCTCCATAGGCGCAGATTTTGATACTGCTGACGTGAAAGCTGAAGACCGCGTCTATCTGTCAGGCATACACAAGCTTCTCCGGGGTCTAAGTGCGGATATGGAGCACTGCAGGCTCAACTGTGCGGTTGCCAAATTTAGGGAGATGAGCAACACGGTTTTTGAGATGGTAAAGTGTGGCGTGAGCCAGCAAGTAATCAATGAATCGGTATGTATTTTGCTCAGGGTGATGGAGCCATTTATTCCCCACATAGCCGAAAAGTTATGGGAGCGCATAGGAGGCGAAGGTATGTTATGTAACAGACAGTGGCCGTCTGCGCGAGAAGATTTGTTGACTGAAGATCTCGTCACGATTGCGGTGCAAGTGAATGGCAAGCTGTGTAGTACGCTTAAAGTGGGTGCCCAATGCGATGGCGAAGAGGTAAAAGCGGAGGCGCTGAAGGTTGCGCAGCGCAAGCTTGGTGATAAAGAAGTGCGCAACATTTACTTTGTGCCTGGCAGGGTTGTGAATATTGTGACGAAATAA
- the ndhC gene encoding NADH-quinone oxidoreductase subunit A, with translation MQSVGGYSSVLLFIVLAAMVSSVFAVLPAFLAKRRESVGKLSPYECGFDRDGAPGSPSFDVKFCVIAILFVVFDVEVAFLFPWAVCLGTIGAFGFWSMVCFVGLLAVGFVYEWGVGALEWE, from the coding sequence ATGCAAAGCGTCGGTGGTTATTCCTCAGTCCTGTTGTTCATTGTGCTCGCCGCGATGGTGTCTTCGGTGTTTGCTGTGCTCCCTGCCTTTCTGGCCAAAAGAAGAGAGAGTGTCGGCAAGTTATCTCCGTACGAGTGCGGGTTTGATCGGGATGGGGCGCCTGGGTCTCCTTCCTTTGACGTAAAGTTTTGCGTCATAGCAATTCTGTTTGTCGTGTTCGATGTTGAGGTGGCGTTTTTGTTCCCGTGGGCTGTATGCCTGGGTACAATCGGCGCGTTTGGGTTCTGGTCCATGGTGTGCTTTGTAGGACTGCTCGCTGTGGGGTTTGTTTACGAATGGGGCGTTGGTGCCCTTGAGTGGGAGTAA
- a CDS encoding NADH-quinone oxidoreductase subunit C, with product MQQSVKHVTERVGKILKREVAVRDDGVLECRLEAGDLLKCITTLRDDEKSKFRILTDIFAVDYQAREARFDVVYMLLSVAFNARICCKVPLVEGHNVPSVTSVFGAAGWFEREVFDMYGIVFDGHPDLRRILTDYGFTGHPMLKDFPLTGYDEVRYDLQKKQVVYQPVNLQQDFRNFDAISPWKGER from the coding sequence ATGCAGCAAAGTGTAAAACATGTAACAGAGCGCGTAGGTAAGATCCTGAAGCGGGAGGTTGCAGTCAGGGACGACGGGGTGTTAGAATGCCGGCTGGAAGCCGGAGATTTACTTAAGTGTATTACCACATTACGGGATGACGAGAAGAGCAAGTTCAGAATTTTGACCGACATATTCGCCGTAGATTATCAAGCCCGGGAGGCCAGGTTTGACGTGGTGTATATGCTGCTGAGCGTGGCGTTTAATGCTAGAATATGCTGTAAAGTGCCTCTGGTTGAGGGGCATAATGTTCCATCCGTTACTTCGGTGTTCGGGGCCGCGGGGTGGTTCGAGCGTGAGGTGTTCGATATGTACGGCATCGTGTTCGACGGACATCCAGATCTGCGGAGAATCCTGACTGATTATGGCTTTACTGGGCACCCCATGTTGAAAGATTTCCCTCTGACCGGATACGATGAGGTTAGGTACGACCTGCAAAAAAAGCAAGTAGTGTATCAGCCAGTGAATTTGCAGCAGGACTTTCGTAATTTTGACGCTATTTCCCCGTGGAAGGGGGAGAGATAA
- a CDS encoding 6,7-dimethyl-8-ribityllumazine synthase translates to MQKSLNVLIAVGDFYPEISRLMVDGAAAKLRSYGAASVKHEIVAVPGAFEVPAAISFAIMGDKERYDGYIALGCIVKGATNHHNVISSSVSASLGDIAVQHAVPLGFGIITSDSMELAMERADPNGKDIGGGAAAAVLRMIELYKRFLG, encoded by the coding sequence ATGCAGAAGAGCCTGAATGTTTTGATAGCCGTGGGGGATTTTTACCCCGAAATATCTAGGCTGATGGTAGATGGCGCAGCAGCAAAGCTGCGGTCCTATGGTGCGGCTAGTGTAAAGCATGAGATAGTAGCTGTACCCGGAGCTTTTGAAGTTCCCGCAGCAATCTCGTTCGCAATTATGGGTGATAAGGAGCGCTATGATGGCTATATAGCACTCGGATGTATTGTCAAAGGAGCAACCAACCACCATAATGTTATCTCATCCTCCGTGTCGGCTTCCCTGGGAGACATTGCAGTGCAGCATGCGGTGCCTCTGGGCTTTGGGATCATAACCTCTGACAGCATGGAGCTTGCCATGGAAAGGGCGGACCCAAACGGTAAAGACATCGGTGGTGGCGCGGCCGCGGCCGTGCTGAGAATGATAGAGTTGTACAAGAGGTTTCTCGGGTAG
- the pyrF gene encoding orotidine-5'-phosphate decarboxylase, translating into MRSSPIICALDMMDITRALEVTKAISGKVAMVKLGLEFFTAYGITGVRQVIELGVPVFLDLKLHDIPNTVVRAIHSVKDLNIAMLTIHVSGGKDMMRAAADALSDTNILLAGVTVLTSIGGDDFIDFGIHESLESHVMRLVGLAVDAGLRAVVCSAHEVGVIRGRYPDITLVVPGIRFNSGVDDQKRTKTPMDALSDGANYLVVGRPVTQSPDPLAAIDEILRSIGVH; encoded by the coding sequence ATGCGCAGTAGTCCGATAATTTGTGCGCTGGATATGATGGATATCACCCGCGCACTTGAGGTGACTAAGGCGATATCCGGCAAGGTTGCCATGGTAAAATTGGGGCTGGAGTTCTTCACTGCATACGGTATTACTGGTGTGCGGCAGGTAATTGAGCTCGGCGTACCCGTGTTTCTTGACCTAAAGCTTCATGATATCCCAAATACGGTGGTTAGGGCCATACATTCGGTCAAAGACTTAAATATTGCCATGCTTACCATTCACGTGAGTGGGGGGAAGGACATGATGCGCGCCGCGGCTGATGCCTTGTCTGATACAAATATACTTCTTGCCGGGGTTACGGTTTTGACGAGCATTGGCGGCGATGACTTCATAGATTTCGGAATACATGAGTCTTTGGAATCTCACGTCATGAGGCTGGTAGGCCTGGCTGTGGATGCCGGGTTGCGAGCTGTGGTATGTTCTGCCCATGAAGTCGGTGTGATACGTGGCAGATATCCGGACATTACGCTTGTTGTTCCCGGAATTCGCTTTAATTCTGGAGTTGATGATCAAAAACGGACAAAAACACCCATGGATGCGCTGTCAGATGGAGCGAACTATTTAGTTGTTGGCCGTCCTGTGACCCAAAGCCCTGATCCATTAGCCGCGATTGACGAAATTCTCCGCTCTATAGGGGTGCACTGA
- the uvrA gene encoding excinuclease ABC subunit UvrA, with protein sequence MSGGVISIRGARQHNLKNVDLDLPKNKLIVITGVSGSGKSSLAFDTLYAEGQRRYVESLSPYARQFLNLHAKPDVDHIDGLSPAISVSQKHCHKNPRSTVSTVTEIHDYLRLMYARIGVPHSPATGKPISRLSASRIAQEIAGLPVGTKLHVLAPITQANSGEYLKSIAEIRKLGYARVKIDDKIYDINEIPPLQWDSTHKIYVVVDRIAITQEKSNRIPSSVENALLLGKGIMHVEIVSLPQGYTAQEYQPEQILVFSEHFICPESGFHVGEVEPRLFSFNTVCGACKHCLGLGRNHAIDINLVVPNTELSIFEGAIDPMGPIRLPVTTYHGSSFAHQCAHEIALIAKKHAIDLSVPWCKMDVGLQNIILFGNEEGTLPTHTLKPAGSRGVLGLLNDSSNIVAEKIAERYSVSNTCPHCMGFRLSPESLSVKIDCKHIGEVCAFSVDEAIAWCEGLPSKLSEYENAVCAKLLEEVVKRLTFLSNVGLNHLTLDRESRTLSGGESQRIKLASQIGSGLTGVLYVLDEPSIGLHQRDNALLINTLKNLRDMGNTVVVIEHDDEMMLNADHIVDVGPGAGINGGEIVAQGTTQDIAASSESVTGKYLSGEVRIDAPKGKKSFTSWIEIKGARKNNLQNVDVKIPIGSFTCVTGVSGSGKSSLVWDTLYRYALHRVDGGTIRPNTECDTILGLENIDKVIEIDQSPIGRTPASNPATYVGLFAHIRTWFAGLPLAKSRGYTMGRFSFNAKGGRCETCRGDGYIRIEMHFLPDMYVKCEECHGLRYNRETLDVTYKGKSIADVLCMTVDEALECFNAIPLIKEKLNSLRDVGMGYVRIGQPSTTLSGGESQRVKLSKELSKRSTGRTLYILDEPTTGLHISDVKNLLQILHMLAKLGNTVVVIEHNLHVVKTADYIIDVGPEGGDRGGSVVAFGPPTELVKRYPDSITAQYLVPYLQDT encoded by the coding sequence GTGTCTGGTGGAGTGATAAGCATCCGAGGGGCCAGACAGCATAATCTTAAGAATGTAGATTTGGATCTCCCCAAAAACAAGTTGATAGTTATTACAGGAGTCAGCGGCTCTGGCAAGTCTAGTCTAGCGTTTGATACTTTATACGCAGAGGGGCAGCGGCGATATGTGGAAAGCCTATCTCCCTATGCGAGACAGTTTTTGAATTTGCACGCTAAGCCCGATGTCGATCACATTGACGGGCTGTCACCCGCAATATCCGTAAGCCAAAAACACTGCCACAAAAATCCAAGATCTACTGTCTCCACAGTAACAGAAATTCATGACTACCTCAGACTAATGTACGCCAGAATTGGCGTTCCACATTCCCCAGCCACTGGCAAACCAATATCAAGGTTGTCCGCATCCAGAATTGCTCAAGAAATTGCCGGATTACCAGTTGGCACCAAGTTACACGTGTTAGCCCCCATCACCCAGGCAAACAGCGGTGAGTACTTGAAATCAATAGCTGAGATTAGAAAGCTCGGTTATGCGCGCGTCAAGATTGATGACAAAATATACGACATAAACGAGATACCGCCGCTACAGTGGGATAGCACGCATAAAATTTACGTAGTAGTAGACAGGATAGCTATTACTCAGGAAAAATCGAACAGAATACCAAGTAGTGTGGAAAATGCGCTGTTGCTCGGTAAGGGGATAATGCATGTTGAAATAGTATCGCTCCCGCAGGGTTACACCGCACAAGAATACCAACCTGAGCAGATTTTGGTGTTTTCGGAGCATTTCATTTGCCCAGAAAGCGGGTTTCACGTTGGGGAAGTTGAGCCCCGGTTGTTTTCCTTCAACACGGTTTGCGGGGCATGCAAGCATTGTCTGGGTCTGGGTAGAAACCACGCGATAGATATCAATCTTGTCGTTCCCAATACCGAGCTATCAATATTCGAAGGAGCAATTGACCCTATGGGGCCTATAAGACTACCCGTAACCACCTACCATGGATCTAGCTTTGCACACCAATGCGCACATGAGATAGCACTAATTGCAAAAAAACACGCCATTGATCTCTCAGTTCCGTGGTGCAAGATGGATGTGGGACTCCAAAATATAATCCTGTTCGGTAACGAGGAAGGAACGCTGCCAACACACACGCTAAAACCAGCGGGTAGTAGGGGTGTATTGGGTTTACTCAACGACAGCAGTAATATAGTAGCTGAAAAGATTGCTGAGAGGTATTCCGTCTCGAATACGTGCCCACACTGCATGGGATTCAGACTATCACCAGAATCGCTATCAGTAAAAATAGATTGTAAGCACATTGGTGAAGTGTGCGCGTTCTCGGTAGATGAGGCAATAGCGTGGTGCGAGGGCCTGCCAAGCAAGCTCTCTGAGTATGAGAATGCAGTCTGCGCGAAGCTGTTAGAAGAGGTAGTAAAGCGGTTAACATTTCTGAGTAATGTGGGGCTGAACCACCTAACTTTAGATCGTGAATCCAGGACCCTTTCGGGAGGAGAAAGCCAAAGAATAAAATTGGCATCGCAGATTGGCTCGGGCCTTACTGGAGTTTTGTACGTGCTCGACGAACCATCAATAGGGCTACATCAGCGTGACAATGCGCTACTAATCAACACATTGAAAAATTTGCGGGACATGGGCAACACCGTAGTGGTAATTGAGCATGATGACGAGATGATGCTAAACGCGGACCATATAGTAGATGTCGGCCCTGGAGCAGGAATTAATGGTGGAGAGATAGTCGCGCAAGGTACAACCCAAGATATAGCAGCAAGCAGCGAAAGCGTGACCGGGAAGTATTTGAGTGGTGAGGTCCGCATAGACGCTCCGAAAGGCAAAAAATCTTTCACGAGCTGGATAGAAATCAAGGGTGCCAGGAAGAACAATCTGCAAAATGTGGACGTGAAAATCCCTATTGGCAGCTTCACTTGCGTTACGGGAGTCTCTGGAAGTGGAAAATCGAGCTTAGTTTGGGACACCCTTTACAGGTACGCGTTACACAGAGTTGATGGGGGAACCATAAGACCAAACACGGAGTGTGATACCATACTCGGCTTGGAGAATATAGATAAGGTGATTGAGATTGATCAGTCCCCCATAGGTCGAACTCCGGCATCAAATCCGGCAACTTATGTCGGATTATTTGCGCACATACGGACATGGTTCGCTGGGCTCCCGCTAGCGAAGTCGCGCGGTTATACCATGGGCAGGTTCTCTTTCAACGCCAAAGGCGGAAGGTGCGAAACATGTAGGGGGGATGGATACATAAGAATTGAAATGCATTTCTTACCAGACATGTACGTAAAGTGCGAAGAGTGCCATGGCTTGAGGTATAACCGGGAGACGCTGGATGTTACCTACAAGGGCAAATCCATCGCAGACGTGCTTTGTATGACTGTGGATGAAGCTCTGGAATGTTTCAATGCGATTCCGTTAATCAAAGAAAAGCTAAATTCCCTGCGTGATGTTGGTATGGGTTATGTGCGGATAGGGCAACCCTCCACCACCTTGTCTGGGGGTGAATCACAAAGAGTCAAGCTTTCAAAGGAGCTATCTAAGCGCTCCACTGGAAGGACGCTATACATTCTTGACGAGCCAACAACTGGTTTGCACATTTCTGATGTGAAAAACCTGCTGCAGATTTTACACATGCTAGCCAAACTCGGAAATACGGTTGTGGTAATTGAGCATAACCTGCACGTGGTGAAAACTGCAGATTACATAATAGATGTAGGCCCAGAGGGCGGTGATAGGGGAGGTAGCGTTGTGGCATTCGGCCCTCCCACAGAACTGGTTAAGCGCTACCCAGATAGTATAACAGCACAGTACTTGGTGCCGTACTTGCAGGATACTTAG
- a CDS encoding TatD family hydrolase encodes MIVDSHCHLNHFDDSVIQDVVKQATDAGVALMQTVCTTLSEFPTLLKISSNHKQVYASVGVHPCNSAEGESVSAEDLIELARGEKVIGLGETGLDFYRCEDGADCQEKNFVAHISAARELGLPVIIHSRNADAKMAEICASEMRAGAFKGVMHCFASSMELARSSLDTGLYISFSGILTFKNAASLREIAKFVPRDRVLVETDSPFLCPEPHRGKKNSPAMTKLVVECLAQIWGETVEVVSEITTKNFFALFDKCSRHYNAQ; translated from the coding sequence GTGATCGTAGATTCGCACTGCCACCTCAATCACTTTGATGATTCTGTGATACAAGATGTGGTGAAGCAGGCCACAGATGCCGGTGTGGCGCTCATGCAGACCGTTTGCACTACGCTGAGCGAATTCCCAACGCTGCTAAAAATTTCCAGTAACCATAAGCAGGTCTATGCGTCGGTGGGGGTGCATCCATGCAACTCCGCGGAAGGAGAGTCAGTTTCCGCTGAAGATTTGATCGAATTAGCTAGGGGGGAGAAAGTCATCGGGTTGGGAGAAACTGGGCTTGACTTTTATAGATGTGAGGATGGCGCGGACTGCCAGGAAAAAAATTTTGTGGCCCACATTTCCGCAGCGAGGGAGTTGGGTTTGCCGGTAATCATTCATTCCAGAAATGCCGATGCGAAAATGGCGGAGATTTGCGCCTCCGAAATGAGGGCAGGGGCGTTTAAGGGCGTGATGCATTGCTTCGCCTCGTCTATGGAGCTTGCGAGGAGCTCGCTGGATACCGGACTATATATATCGTTCTCCGGCATACTGACCTTTAAGAATGCCGCATCCCTCAGGGAGATCGCCAAGTTTGTGCCCAGGGACAGGGTCTTGGTGGAGACAGACTCTCCGTTTTTGTGTCCGGAGCCTCACCGAGGTAAAAAAAATTCCCCGGCAATGACGAAGCTTGTTGTAGAATGCTTGGCACAAATTTGGGGGGAGACTGTAGAGGTTGTGAGCGAGATTACCACCAAAAACTTCTTTGCACTTTTTGACAAGTGTTCACGTCACTACAATGCGCAGTAG
- the nusB gene encoding transcription antitermination factor NusB → MGVGSESDNLPWYSGKTSARFLAVQGAYSMMFSSYSTEDLDELLEHLCEMRDVLGLGRVDKRLLTKILGSMLSKYSEIDAIISEHISKKWTMDRINLISLSVMRAGICELLCFNTNESVVINEYVDIASYALEDAEVDFVNAILNKAKVVRLGRGAEVQDLVSNGVALLPKSC, encoded by the coding sequence ATGGGGGTAGGCAGCGAATCCGATAATCTTCCCTGGTATTCCGGCAAGACCTCTGCTAGGTTTCTCGCAGTTCAGGGCGCGTATTCTATGATGTTCTCCTCCTACTCAACAGAGGACTTGGACGAACTGTTGGAGCATCTGTGTGAAATGCGCGACGTTCTCGGCTTAGGGAGAGTGGACAAGAGATTGTTGACCAAGATTCTTGGGTCTATGCTCTCTAAGTATTCGGAAATTGACGCCATAATCTCTGAACACATTAGCAAAAAGTGGACTATGGACAGGATAAACCTGATTAGCCTATCCGTCATGAGGGCCGGCATATGCGAACTACTGTGTTTCAACACCAATGAGAGCGTTGTAATAAACGAGTATGTTGATATCGCATCTTACGCGTTAGAGGATGCAGAGGTCGATTTCGTCAACGCAATACTCAACAAAGCCAAGGTAGTGCGTCTTGGGCGCGGTGCGGAGGTGCAAGATCTCGTCTCCAACGGGGTTGCGCTGCTACCAAAAAGTTGTTAG
- the ccmE gene encoding cytochrome c maturation protein CcmE codes for MKRKHKRLLFVLASFCAAGCALLFILSELRESVSFFYTTSELLSGPQRESNLPVRVGGMVVKGSIARSTDSISFDLTDFTTELNVVYSGMLPPLFGEGVGAVVKGRLLHGKFVADEVLAKHDEKYMPKKYTIPKALPEPK; via the coding sequence ATGAAGAGGAAACATAAGAGGTTACTTTTCGTCCTCGCGTCATTCTGTGCTGCGGGATGCGCGCTGCTGTTCATACTTTCCGAACTGCGAGAGAGCGTATCCTTCTTCTACACCACCAGCGAGTTGTTATCGGGCCCGCAGAGGGAGTCTAACCTACCGGTAAGGGTGGGCGGCATGGTGGTCAAGGGCAGTATAGCCAGAAGCACCGACAGCATATCATTCGATCTGACGGATTTTACAACCGAGCTCAATGTGGTCTACTCTGGAATGCTCCCCCCGTTGTTCGGAGAGGGCGTAGGCGCGGTGGTAAAGGGAAGGTTGCTACATGGAAAGTTTGTGGCAGATGAGGTGTTGGCAAAGCATGACGAAAAGTATATGCCAAAAAAATATACCATCCCAAAGGCCTTGCCTGAACCGAAATAG
- a CDS encoding NuoB/complex I 20 kDa subunit family protein has product MENQQHQVLEQELWQGYKDRGFVVTKFSDLVDSVVRWSRSGSLWPMTFGLACCAVEMMHTAASRYDLDRYGVMFRASPRQADVMIVAGTLTNKMAPALRRVYDQMAEPKYVISMGSCANGGGYYHYSYSVVRGCDRIVPVDIYVPGCPPTAEALLYGILCLQQKIIRGNPGVRGA; this is encoded by the coding sequence ATGGAAAACCAGCAACACCAAGTTCTGGAGCAGGAGCTGTGGCAGGGCTATAAGGATAGGGGCTTTGTCGTCACCAAATTTTCTGATTTGGTAGACAGCGTGGTGCGGTGGTCCCGCAGTGGGTCGTTATGGCCCATGACGTTCGGCCTCGCCTGCTGCGCGGTTGAGATGATGCACACAGCGGCCAGCAGGTATGATCTTGACAGATACGGCGTTATGTTCAGGGCCAGCCCCAGGCAGGCAGACGTTATGATAGTCGCTGGAACTTTGACAAACAAAATGGCACCCGCACTGCGCAGGGTGTATGACCAGATGGCTGAACCTAAGTACGTCATTTCGATGGGGAGTTGCGCCAACGGTGGCGGATATTACCATTATTCTTACTCAGTCGTCCGTGGGTGTGATCGCATAGTGCCCGTAGACATCTATGTTCCAGGATGTCCACCAACTGCGGAGGCACTGCTTTATGGAATTTTGTGTTTGCAGCAGAAGATAATAAGGGGTAACCCCGGAGTGAGGGGGGCGTAG